From a single Pseudopipra pipra isolate bDixPip1 chromosome 7, bDixPip1.hap1, whole genome shotgun sequence genomic region:
- the LOC135416898 gene encoding maestro heat-like repeat-containing protein family member 6 isoform X6, which translates to MAERRFSLCRFLRKKKKEGPETAPAQQPEEVEQPQPLQEDPGRDRTQEQDRARGRFCRAAQMVCQFSRCIWREETIAMGAGGMASSDLCNAETSAALLDLLVENGVSSAEKVPAFVRYIHRWLTANVCAERRLDRTLLALVEAHPVDVVVTLLRSAPCCDRAAVSMWRAIISLRTTAESVLTILALVLGSWPACSMRTSDGDEAEVFALAATVALWKILHLLCCTRAVRECFPNLFVHLLFQVFFSTVQMPEEVDTLWRECQKQHSLPTKPNRFAVLTLKALLHRLRCESVVVALERKCGWDTLLNADTHHYAVGLLAREMGSFCTPWCCSIVCCLLELLSEEMCPWELPAMVFLVEALVYLDVRECGESVLQILSRHLWSECPEMRRQVLRGLVVLSQDAVTAKRMGSLTESLVQLLWDADGELVQRTVSVLGFLLSNKDIQLSSPTALQLAEALQPLFDNADSSVQLSSILLFRGVMVTGEKEGKKALKPHVRQSLLPLFFHCHDENHRVAEVSEHLWALVSPWQGAGLPPALAPDGLQPPAGLAPGTRLLCPGPWCHLPVLVALQASGEALLCVASFLKRKDLQKIVKRKELWMFSECLLQKERSRAAEYLRQALPYLESPQEPLREAAIRFIGMAGRYMRGQPEELQDIIEILQGLRNDTSPAISSLALQSYRVLEAAERAASPQVQQPPDWLCGACTSCPALRGSFWLCCLSSGEA; encoded by the exons ATGGCGGAGAGACGCTTCAGCCTGTGCAGGTTTctcaggaagaagaagaaggaaggccCTGAGactgcccctgcacagcagcctgaggaggtggagcagccccagcccctgcaggagg atccagGACGGGACCGGACACAGGAGCAGGACCGCGCCCGGGGCCGcttctgcagggcagcacag aTGGTTTGCCAATTCAGCAGGTGCATTTGGAGGGAAGAGACCATCGCCATGGGTGCTGGGGGCATGGCAAGCTCTGACCTCTGCAATGCCGagaccagcgctgccctgctggatttgcttgtgGAGAATGGTGTCTCCAGTGCCGAgaaa GTGCCAGCCTTCGTCAGGTACATCCACCGGTGGCTCACGGCCAATGTGTGTGCTGAGCGCAGACTGGACAGGACTCTTCTGGCTCTGGTCGAGGCGCACCCCGTGGATGTGGTGGTGACTCTGCTGCGCTCTGCCCCATGCTGTGACAG agctgctgtgagcaTGTGGAGAGCAATCATCTCCTTGAGAACTACTGCAGAGTCGGTGCTGACGATCCTTGCCCTCGTCCTGGGAAGCTGGCCAGCCTGCAGCATGCGCACCTCGGATGGGGACGAAGCGGAagtctttgccctggct GCAACCGTGGCACTCTGGAAGATCCTccatctgctctgctgcacacgGGCAGTGAGGGAGTGTTTCCCCAACCTCTTTGTGCATCTGCTCTTCCAAGTGTTCTTCAGCACAGTGCAGATGCCGGAGGAGGTTGACACCCTGTGGAGGGAGTGCCAGAAGCAACACAGCCTTCCCACCAagcccaacag GTTTGCAGTGCTGACCCTCAAAGCCCTGCTGCACCGTCTGCGCTGCGAGAGCGTGGTGGTGGCACTGGAGcgcaagtgtggctgggacacGCTCCTCAACGCCGACACCCACCACTAcgcagtgggtctgctggccag ggagaTGGGCTCTTTCTGCACCCCCTGGTGTTGCAGCATTGTGTGctgcctcctggagctgctcagcgAGGAGATGTGTCCCTGGGAGCTCCCTGCCATGGTGTTCCttgtggag GCCCTGGTCTACCTGGACGTGAGGGAGTGCGGCGAAAGCGTCCTGCAGATCCTTTCAAGGCACCTGTGGAGCGAGTGCCCAGAGATGCGCCGCCAAGTGCTGAGGggcctggtggtgctcagcCAGGATGCCGTGACG GCCAAAAGAATGGGCAGCCTGACTGAAAGCCTCGTGCAGCTCCTGTGGGACGCAGATGGAGAGCTGGTCCAGAGGACTGTCAGCGTCCTCGGCTTTCTGCTCTCCAATAAAGACatccagctctccagccccaccGCCCTGCAGCTGGCTGAGGCGCTGCAGCCGCTCTTCGAcaac GCTGACAGCAGTGTGCAACTGtcctccatcctcctcttccGTGGGGTGATGGTGAcaggggagaaagagggaaaaaaggccCTGAAGCCACACGTGCGCCAGAGCCTGCTTCCACTCTTCTTCCACTGCCACGATGAGAACCACAGAGTGGCAGAGGTGAGTGAGCACTTgtgggctctggtgtccccgtggcagggggctgggctgcctcctgccctggcacctgatgggctccagcctcctgctggcCTTGCTCCAGGGACACGGCTCCTTTGCCCTGGGCCGTGGTGCCATCTCCCAGTGCTTGTTGCTCTGCAGGCCTCTGGGGAAGCGCTGCTTTGTGTGGCCAGCTTCCTGAAGAGAAAGGACCTGCAGAAGATTGTGAAGAGGAAGGAGCTGTGGATGTTCAGcgagtgcctg ctgcaaaaGGAGCGGAGTCGAGCGGCCGAGTACCTGCGCCAGGCTTTGCCGTACCTGGAGAGCCCACAGGAGCCCCTGCGAGAGGCGGCCATCAGGTTCATTG ggatggcCGGGAGGTACATGCGGGGACAGCCCGAAGAGCTGCAGGACATCATCGAGA TTCTTCAGGGTCTGAGGAACGACACCAGCCCCGCCATCTCAAGCCTGGCGCTTCAGAGCTACCGTGTGCTCGAAGCTGCTGAGAGAGCTGCATCCCCCCAGGTGCAGCAGCCGCCAGACTGGCTGTGCGGGGCCTGCACGAGCTGTCCTGCTCTGCGGGGCAGtttctggctgtgctgcctgagCTCTGGGGAGGCTTGA
- the LOC135416898 gene encoding maestro heat-like repeat-containing protein family member 6 isoform X2 produces the protein MAERRFSLCRFLRKKKKEGPETAPAQQPEEVEQPQPLQEDPGQDQTQEQDRARGRFRRAAQAVRKFVGIRRPKTRIAPGEVMAQPDPTPSELTAKADSATSEGEADTDIAAVQCPPSAPGLDIPGERVVSVEVSSLWEAMKPERDTEQRPPRVPKLAWLKEGEEEGPGAAPSQQPEEVEQSQPLQEDPGRDRTQEQDRARGGFCRAAQAFLKFLGIRHRKTKITPAEVMAQPDPMPSELKAHPEVGTALTDGTANCDSAVTDDGTKSNTALPELTMEADGETTEGIADTESTPIQCLPDALSVKVLDEGVVSAQVAMEPARDMEQRPPSVPKVAWMKEEEEESPGPAPAQHPEEVEQSQPLQEDPGRDRTQEQDRARGCFRRTAQWLLNSNPVRRRKARTSPTEVRAQPEPNLTKLKGKADSLTTEGITDTESTPVQCLPDALSVEVLDEGVVSAQVAMEPARDMEQRPPSVPKVAWMKEEEEESPGPAPAQHPEEVEQSQPPQEDPDWDRTQEQDRARGCFRRAAQRLLNSSPIQHRKARTSPTEVRAQPEPNLTKLKGKADSATTEGIADTDRTPVQRLPDAPSVEVLDEGVVSAQVPAVVRSIHWWLTANVSAGHVLDNTLLALTQAHPADVAISLLRCAPSCDRAAAVMWRTIASSGTTLEKVLPMLLSVMEDWPWHSTRTSDGDNTNVFALAATLALWTIVQEPQCPGPLMEYSPHLLVALLFQVFITTEQMSEEVDSFWRGCREEHDLPTDPNRFAVLSMKALLCCLHCEDVVRSVEHNRGWARLLNARSRRYAVALLAREMRRVSSPLCSRITLHLLELLSREELCWDLPAMAFLVEVLDCLDMRDWGGSVLQSLSRHLWSECPERRHLALRGLLVLSQDSGMAKRIWSLSDILVQLLGDEDRDTVWMTLSVLDNVLWSSVWTQLQKRVHSKDPLISTPTGLQLAEALRPLFDHDDSSVREGSMVIFTRVMKLIERAGKRPLKPHVCLSLLPLYFHQHDENPVVKKASREALLRAARFLKRRDLVKLLKAEQPWRFSECLLKKDRSRVVEYLHQALPYLWSPQEPVREAAVKFMGIAGRYLRGQYQELQLIIDALQATTDDSSPTVSKLALKNINFLRAVQRAPYLQQLRDQLSRAWSTRPSVWGCVCLCCYSCVES, from the exons ATGGCGGAGAGACGCTTCAGCCTGTGCAGGTTTctcaggaagaagaagaaggaaggccCTGAGactgcccctgcacagcagcctgaggaggtggagcagccccagcccctgcaggagg atccagGACAGGACCAGACACAAGAACAGgaccgtgcccgtggccgcttccgcagggcagcacag gCCGTTCGGAAATTCGTGGGCATTCGGCGTCCAAAGACCAGGATCGCACCAGGCGAGGTcatggcacagcctgaccccacGCCCAGTGAGCTCACGGCCAAGGCTGACAGCGCAACGTCCGAGGGCGAGGCAGACACTGACATCGCAGCCGTTCAGTGCCCGCCCAGTGCTCCTGGTCTGGACATTCCTGGGGAGAGAGTTGTCTCTGTggaagtaagcagcctgtgg gaagccatgaagccagagagagacacagagcagagaccccccagggtgcccaagctggcctggctgaaggagggggaggaggaaggccctggagctgccccatcccagcagcctgaggaggtggagcagtcccagcccctgcaggagg atccagGACGGGACCGGACACAAGAACAGGACCGTGCCCGTGGAGgcttctgcagagcagcacag GCCTTTCTGAAATTCTTGGGCATTCGCCATAGAAAGACCAAGATCACACCAGCCGAGGTcatggcacagcctgaccccaTGCCGAGTGAGCTCAAGGCACACCCTGAAGTCGGCACCGCATTGACTGACGGCACAGCAAACTGTGACAGCGCGGTGACCGATGACGGGACAAAATCCAACACCGCCCTGCCTGAGCTCACCATGGAGGCTGACGGTGAAACGACTGAGGGCATCGCAGACACTGAGAGCACACCCATTCAGTGCCTGCCCGATGCTCTCAGTGTGAAAGTTCTTGATGAAGGAGTTGTCTCTGctcaa gtaGCCATGGAGCCAGCCAGAGACATGGAGCAGAGACCTCCCAGTGTGCCCAAGGTGGCGTGgatgaaggaggaggaggaggaaagccctgggcCTGCCCCAGCACAACACCCTGAGGAGGTGGAgcagtcccagcccctgcaggaag atccagGACGGGACCGGACACAAGAACAGGACCGTGCCCGTGGCTGCTTCCGCAGGacagcacag TGGTTACTGAACTCCAATCCTGTTCGGCGTAGAAAGGCCAGGACCTCACCAACTGAGGTCAGGGCACAGCCTGAGCCCAACCTGACCAAGCTCAAGGGCAAGGCTGACAGTCTAACAACTGAGGGCATCACAGACACTGAGAGCACACCCGTTCAGTGCCTGCCCGATGCTCTCAGTGTGGAAGTTCTCGATGAAGGAGTTGTCTCTGctcaa gtaGCCATGGAGCCAGCCAGAGACATGGAGCAGAGACCTCCCAGTGTGCCCAAGGTGGCGTGgatgaaggaggaggaggaagaaagccCTGGGCCTGCCCCAGCACAACACCCTGAGGAGGTGGAGCAGTcccagcccccgcaggagg atccagACTGGGACCGGACACAGGAGCAGGACCGTGCCCGTGGAtgcttccgcagggcagcacag AGATTGCTGAACTCCAGTCCCATTCAGCATAGAAAGGCCAGGACCTCACCAACTGAGGTCAGGGCACAACCTGAGCCCAACCTGACCAAGCTCAAGGGCAAGGCTGACAGTGCAACGACTGAGGGCATCGCAGACACTGACAGGACACCCGTTCAGCGCCTGCCTGATGCTCCCAGTGTGGAAGTTCTCGATGAGGGAGTTGTCTCTGctcaa GTGCCAGCTGTGGTGAGGTCCATCCACTGGTGGCTGACTGCCAATGTGTCTGCTGGGCACGTGCTGGATAACACCCTTCTAGCACTGACCCAGGCACACCCCGCGGATGTCGCCATCAGCCTCCTGCGCTGTGCCCCCTCATGTGACAG agctgctgcagtcaTGTGGAGGACCATCGCCTCGTCGGGAACGACCCTGGAGAAGGTGCTGCCAATGCTGCTCTCTGTGATGGAggactggccatggcacagcaCCCGCACCTCTGATGGGGACAACACCaatgtctttgccctggct GCAACTCTGGCATTGTGGACGATTGTCCAggagccccagtgcccagggccaTTGATGGAGTATTCCCCCCATCTCCTCGtggctctgctcttccaagttttcatcaCCACAGAGCAGATGTCCGAGGAGGTCGACAGCTTCTGGAGGGGATGCCGGGAGGAACACGACCTTCCCACTGaccccaacag gtttgcagtgctgaGCATGaaggccctgctctgctgcctgcactgTGAGGATGTGGTGCGTTCAGTGGAGCACAATCGTGGCTGGGCGAGGCTCCTCAATGCTCGCAGCCGCCGCTACGCAGTGgctctgctggccag GGAGATGCGCCGTGTTTCCAGCCCCTTGTGTTCCCGCATCACACTCcacctgctggagctgctgagcagggaggagctgtgctgggacctCCCTGCTATGGCATTCCttgtggag gtcctgGACTGCCTGGACATGCGTGACTGGGGAGGCAGCGTTCTGCAGAGCCTTTCAAGGCACCTCTGGAGTGAGTGCCCAGAGAGGCGTCACCTGGCACTCCGAGGGCTCCTGGTGCTCAGCCAGGATTCTGGGATg GCCAAGCGCATCTGGAGCCTGTCGGATATCCtggtgcagctcctgggggatGAGGACAGAGATACGGTTTGGATGACCCTCTCTGTGCTCGACAATGTGCTCTGGAGCAGTGTCTGGACACAGCTGCAGAAGAGGGTCCACAGCAAAGACCCTCTAATATCCACCCCCACCGGCCTGCAGTTGGCTGAGGCGCTCCGGCCACTCTTTGACCac GATGACAGCAGTGTGCGGGAGGGCTCTATGGTCATCTTCACACGTGTGATGAAACTGATAGAGAGAGCGGGAAAGAGACCCCTGAAGCCACACGTGTGCCTGAGCCTGCTCCCGCTCTACTTCCACCAGCACGATGAGAACCCGGTCGTGAAAAAG GCGTCTCGGGAAGCGCTGCTTCGTGCAGCGCGGTTCCTGAAGAGGAGGGATCTCGTGAAGCtgctgaaggcagagcagcCTTGGAGATTCAGTgagtgcctg ctgaaaaaggACCGGAGCAGAGTGGTCGAGTACCTGCACCAGGCCCTGCCGTACCTGTGGAGCCCACAGGAGCCCGTGAGAGAGGCGGCCGTCAAGTTCATGG ggatcgccgGCAGGTACCTGCGGGGACAGTAccaagagctgcagctcatcatCGATG
- the LOC135416898 gene encoding uncharacterized protein LOC135416898 isoform X5: MAERRFSLCRFLRKKKKEGPETAPAQQPEEVEQPQPLQEDPGQDQTQEQDRARGRFRRAAQAVRKFVGIRRPKTRIAPGEVMAQPDPTPSELTAKADSATSEGEADTDIAAVQCPPSAPGLDIPGERVVSVEVSSLWEAMKPERDTEQRPPRVPKLAWLKEGEEEGPGAAPSQQPEEVEQSQPLQEDPGRDRTQEQDRARGRFCRAAQMVCQFSRCIWREETIAMGAGGMASSDLCNAETSAALLDLLVENGVSSAEKVPAFVRYIHRWLTANVCAERRLDRTLLALVEAHPVDVVVTLLRSAPCCDRAAVSMWRAIISLRTTAESVLTILALVLGSWPACSMRTSDGDEAEVFALAATVALWKILHLLCCTRAVRECFPNLFVHLLFQVFFSTVQMPEEVDTLWRECQKQHSLPTKPNRFAVLTLKALLHRLRCESVVVALERKCGWDTLLNADTHHYAVGLLAREMGSFCTPWCCSIVCCLLELLSEEMCPWELPAMVFLVEALVYLDVRECGESVLQILSRHLWSECPEMRRQVLRGLVVLSQDAVTAKRMGSLTESLVQLLWDADGELVQRTVSVLGFLLSNKDIQLSSPTALQLAEALQPLFDNADSSVQLSSILLFRGVMVTGEKEGKKALKPHVRQSLLPLFFHCHDENHRVAEVSEHLWALVSPWQGAGLPPALAPDGLQPPAGLAPGTRLLCPGPWCHLPVLVALQASGEALLCVASFLKRKDLQKIVKRKELWMFSECLLQKERSRAAEYLRQALPYLESPQEPLREAAIRFIGMAGRYMRGQPEELQDIIEILQGLRNDTSPAISSLALQSYRVLEAAERAASPQVQQPPDWLCGACTSCPALRGSFWLCCLSSGEA; encoded by the exons ATGGCGGAGAGACGCTTCAGCCTGTGCAGGTTTctcaggaagaagaagaaggaaggccCTGAGactgcccctgcacagcagcctgaggaggtggagcagccccagcccctgcaggagg atccagGACAGGACCAGACACAAGAACAGgaccgtgcccgtggccgcttccgcagggcagcacag gCCGTTCGGAAATTCGTGGGCATTCGGCGTCCAAAGACCAGGATCGCACCAGGCGAGGTcatggcacagcctgaccccacGCCCAGTGAGCTCACGGCCAAGGCTGACAGCGCAACGTCCGAGGGCGAGGCAGACACTGACATCGCAGCCGTTCAGTGCCCGCCCAGTGCTCCTGGTCTGGACATTCCTGGGGAGAGAGTTGTCTCTGTggaagtaagcagcctgtgg gaagccatgaagccagagagagacacagagcagagaccccccagggtgcccaagctggcctggctgaaggagggggaggaggaaggccctggagctgccccatcccagcagcctgaggaggtggagcagtcccagcccctgcaggagg atccagGACGGGACCGGACACAGGAGCAGGACCGCGCCCGGGGCCGcttctgcagggcagcacag aTGGTTTGCCAATTCAGCAGGTGCATTTGGAGGGAAGAGACCATCGCCATGGGTGCTGGGGGCATGGCAAGCTCTGACCTCTGCAATGCCGagaccagcgctgccctgctggatttgcttgtgGAGAATGGTGTCTCCAGTGCCGAgaaa GTGCCAGCCTTCGTCAGGTACATCCACCGGTGGCTCACGGCCAATGTGTGTGCTGAGCGCAGACTGGACAGGACTCTTCTGGCTCTGGTCGAGGCGCACCCCGTGGATGTGGTGGTGACTCTGCTGCGCTCTGCCCCATGCTGTGACAG agctgctgtgagcaTGTGGAGAGCAATCATCTCCTTGAGAACTACTGCAGAGTCGGTGCTGACGATCCTTGCCCTCGTCCTGGGAAGCTGGCCAGCCTGCAGCATGCGCACCTCGGATGGGGACGAAGCGGAagtctttgccctggct GCAACCGTGGCACTCTGGAAGATCCTccatctgctctgctgcacacgGGCAGTGAGGGAGTGTTTCCCCAACCTCTTTGTGCATCTGCTCTTCCAAGTGTTCTTCAGCACAGTGCAGATGCCGGAGGAGGTTGACACCCTGTGGAGGGAGTGCCAGAAGCAACACAGCCTTCCCACCAagcccaacag GTTTGCAGTGCTGACCCTCAAAGCCCTGCTGCACCGTCTGCGCTGCGAGAGCGTGGTGGTGGCACTGGAGcgcaagtgtggctgggacacGCTCCTCAACGCCGACACCCACCACTAcgcagtgggtctgctggccag ggagaTGGGCTCTTTCTGCACCCCCTGGTGTTGCAGCATTGTGTGctgcctcctggagctgctcagcgAGGAGATGTGTCCCTGGGAGCTCCCTGCCATGGTGTTCCttgtggag GCCCTGGTCTACCTGGACGTGAGGGAGTGCGGCGAAAGCGTCCTGCAGATCCTTTCAAGGCACCTGTGGAGCGAGTGCCCAGAGATGCGCCGCCAAGTGCTGAGGggcctggtggtgctcagcCAGGATGCCGTGACG GCCAAAAGAATGGGCAGCCTGACTGAAAGCCTCGTGCAGCTCCTGTGGGACGCAGATGGAGAGCTGGTCCAGAGGACTGTCAGCGTCCTCGGCTTTCTGCTCTCCAATAAAGACatccagctctccagccccaccGCCCTGCAGCTGGCTGAGGCGCTGCAGCCGCTCTTCGAcaac GCTGACAGCAGTGTGCAACTGtcctccatcctcctcttccGTGGGGTGATGGTGAcaggggagaaagagggaaaaaaggccCTGAAGCCACACGTGCGCCAGAGCCTGCTTCCACTCTTCTTCCACTGCCACGATGAGAACCACAGAGTGGCAGAGGTGAGTGAGCACTTgtgggctctggtgtccccgtggcagggggctgggctgcctcctgccctggcacctgatgggctccagcctcctgctggcCTTGCTCCAGGGACACGGCTCCTTTGCCCTGGGCCGTGGTGCCATCTCCCAGTGCTTGTTGCTCTGCAGGCCTCTGGGGAAGCGCTGCTTTGTGTGGCCAGCTTCCTGAAGAGAAAGGACCTGCAGAAGATTGTGAAGAGGAAGGAGCTGTGGATGTTCAGcgagtgcctg ctgcaaaaGGAGCGGAGTCGAGCGGCCGAGTACCTGCGCCAGGCTTTGCCGTACCTGGAGAGCCCACAGGAGCCCCTGCGAGAGGCGGCCATCAGGTTCATTG ggatggcCGGGAGGTACATGCGGGGACAGCCCGAAGAGCTGCAGGACATCATCGAGA TTCTTCAGGGTCTGAGGAACGACACCAGCCCCGCCATCTCAAGCCTGGCGCTTCAGAGCTACCGTGTGCTCGAAGCTGCTGAGAGAGCTGCATCCCCCCAGGTGCAGCAGCCGCCAGACTGGCTGTGCGGGGCCTGCACGAGCTGTCCTGCTCTGCGGGGCAGtttctggctgtgctgcctgagCTCTGGGGAGGCTTGA
- the LOC135416898 gene encoding uncharacterized protein LOC135416898 isoform X7 has translation MAERRFSLCRFLRKKKKEGPETAPAQQPEEVEQPQPLQEDPGQDQTQEQDRARGRFRRAAQMVCQFSRCIWREETIAMGAGGMASSDLCNAETSAALLDLLVENGVSSAEKVPAFVRYIHRWLTANVCAERRLDRTLLALVEAHPVDVVVTLLRSAPCCDRAAVSMWRAIISLRTTAESVLTILALVLGSWPACSMRTSDGDEAEVFALAATVALWKILHLLCCTRAVRECFPNLFVHLLFQVFFSTVQMPEEVDTLWRECQKQHSLPTKPNRFAVLTLKALLHRLRCESVVVALERKCGWDTLLNADTHHYAVGLLAREMGSFCTPWCCSIVCCLLELLSEEMCPWELPAMVFLVEALVYLDVRECGESVLQILSRHLWSECPEMRRQVLRGLVVLSQDAVTAKRMGSLTESLVQLLWDADGELVQRTVSVLGFLLSNKDIQLSSPTALQLAEALQPLFDNADSSVQLSSILLFRGVMVTGEKEGKKALKPHVRQSLLPLFFHCHDENHRVAEVSEHLWALVSPWQGAGLPPALAPDGLQPPAGLAPGTRLLCPGPWCHLPVLVALQASGEALLCVASFLKRKDLQKIVKRKELWMFSECLLQKERSRAAEYLRQALPYLESPQEPLREAAIRFIGMAGRYMRGQPEELQDIIEILQGLRNDTSPAISSLALQSYRVLEAAERAASPQVQQPPDWLCGACTSCPALRGSFWLCCLSSGEA, from the exons ATGGCGGAGAGACGCTTCAGCCTGTGCAGGTTTctcaggaagaagaagaaggaaggccCTGAGactgcccctgcacagcagcctgaggaggtggagcagccccagcccctgcaggagg atccagGACAGGACCAGACACAAGAACAGgaccgtgcccgtggccgcttccgcagggcagcacag aTGGTTTGCCAATTCAGCAGGTGCATTTGGAGGGAAGAGACCATCGCCATGGGTGCTGGGGGCATGGCAAGCTCTGACCTCTGCAATGCCGagaccagcgctgccctgctggatttgcttgtgGAGAATGGTGTCTCCAGTGCCGAgaaa GTGCCAGCCTTCGTCAGGTACATCCACCGGTGGCTCACGGCCAATGTGTGTGCTGAGCGCAGACTGGACAGGACTCTTCTGGCTCTGGTCGAGGCGCACCCCGTGGATGTGGTGGTGACTCTGCTGCGCTCTGCCCCATGCTGTGACAG agctgctgtgagcaTGTGGAGAGCAATCATCTCCTTGAGAACTACTGCAGAGTCGGTGCTGACGATCCTTGCCCTCGTCCTGGGAAGCTGGCCAGCCTGCAGCATGCGCACCTCGGATGGGGACGAAGCGGAagtctttgccctggct GCAACCGTGGCACTCTGGAAGATCCTccatctgctctgctgcacacgGGCAGTGAGGGAGTGTTTCCCCAACCTCTTTGTGCATCTGCTCTTCCAAGTGTTCTTCAGCACAGTGCAGATGCCGGAGGAGGTTGACACCCTGTGGAGGGAGTGCCAGAAGCAACACAGCCTTCCCACCAagcccaacag GTTTGCAGTGCTGACCCTCAAAGCCCTGCTGCACCGTCTGCGCTGCGAGAGCGTGGTGGTGGCACTGGAGcgcaagtgtggctgggacacGCTCCTCAACGCCGACACCCACCACTAcgcagtgggtctgctggccag ggagaTGGGCTCTTTCTGCACCCCCTGGTGTTGCAGCATTGTGTGctgcctcctggagctgctcagcgAGGAGATGTGTCCCTGGGAGCTCCCTGCCATGGTGTTCCttgtggag GCCCTGGTCTACCTGGACGTGAGGGAGTGCGGCGAAAGCGTCCTGCAGATCCTTTCAAGGCACCTGTGGAGCGAGTGCCCAGAGATGCGCCGCCAAGTGCTGAGGggcctggtggtgctcagcCAGGATGCCGTGACG GCCAAAAGAATGGGCAGCCTGACTGAAAGCCTCGTGCAGCTCCTGTGGGACGCAGATGGAGAGCTGGTCCAGAGGACTGTCAGCGTCCTCGGCTTTCTGCTCTCCAATAAAGACatccagctctccagccccaccGCCCTGCAGCTGGCTGAGGCGCTGCAGCCGCTCTTCGAcaac GCTGACAGCAGTGTGCAACTGtcctccatcctcctcttccGTGGGGTGATGGTGAcaggggagaaagagggaaaaaaggccCTGAAGCCACACGTGCGCCAGAGCCTGCTTCCACTCTTCTTCCACTGCCACGATGAGAACCACAGAGTGGCAGAGGTGAGTGAGCACTTgtgggctctggtgtccccgtggcagggggctgggctgcctcctgccctggcacctgatgggctccagcctcctgctggcCTTGCTCCAGGGACACGGCTCCTTTGCCCTGGGCCGTGGTGCCATCTCCCAGTGCTTGTTGCTCTGCAGGCCTCTGGGGAAGCGCTGCTTTGTGTGGCCAGCTTCCTGAAGAGAAAGGACCTGCAGAAGATTGTGAAGAGGAAGGAGCTGTGGATGTTCAGcgagtgcctg ctgcaaaaGGAGCGGAGTCGAGCGGCCGAGTACCTGCGCCAGGCTTTGCCGTACCTGGAGAGCCCACAGGAGCCCCTGCGAGAGGCGGCCATCAGGTTCATTG ggatggcCGGGAGGTACATGCGGGGACAGCCCGAAGAGCTGCAGGACATCATCGAGA TTCTTCAGGGTCTGAGGAACGACACCAGCCCCGCCATCTCAAGCCTGGCGCTTCAGAGCTACCGTGTGCTCGAAGCTGCTGAGAGAGCTGCATCCCCCCAGGTGCAGCAGCCGCCAGACTGGCTGTGCGGGGCCTGCACGAGCTGTCCTGCTCTGCGGGGCAGtttctggctgtgctgcctgagCTCTGGGGAGGCTTGA